In one Trichlorobacter lovleyi SZ genomic region, the following are encoded:
- a CDS encoding S26 family signal peptidase: MPKPLDLDFHNWRLWLAITCLIVAGTLIPYKFSVTLTPSLKHRIYWLTRNPDKVVRGDYVLFHHKEFSAKVGMKKSEEMLKVIGCNEGDQLTVDAEKKFYCNGEYLVRAKDISLKGEPLQHFVFNGQIPKGVMFVMGQHKDSYDSRYFGFVEKNRILAKAYPIF; the protein is encoded by the coding sequence ATGCCGAAACCGTTAGACCTTGATTTCCATAACTGGCGGCTCTGGCTGGCTATCACTTGCCTGATAGTTGCGGGAACCCTGATCCCCTACAAGTTCAGTGTCACTCTCACGCCTTCTCTCAAGCACCGGATCTACTGGCTCACGCGTAACCCGGACAAGGTGGTGAGAGGTGATTACGTACTGTTTCACCATAAGGAATTTTCGGCCAAGGTTGGCATGAAAAAGTCGGAGGAGATGCTGAAGGTCATCGGCTGCAACGAAGGTGATCAGCTCACCGTCGATGCAGAGAAGAAGTTCTACTGTAACGGCGAGTATTTGGTACGTGCCAAAGACATCTCACTGAAGGGGGAGCCGCTGCAGCACTTCGTCTTCAATGGTCAAATCCCCAAGGGAGTCATGTTCGTCATGGGACAGCACAAGGACAGCTACGACTCCCGCTATTTCGGTTTCGTGGAAAAGAACCGCATCCTGGCGAAAGCCTACCCGATCTTTTGA
- a CDS encoding type-F conjugative transfer system pilin assembly protein TrbC yields the protein MDRIVEDTVYLNKVGTCNGKPGRAFIQTKLKKVKVVVNGTVWKETDVEGMSVPDLANTLAKADQLAERLAIPKSRNDREMSDLAGTLDSYYHSDEFQLRVLSETERIKTEVFGDKVTGYYADKAKKESKGKLTNSERIYVFVSSAMPLQTIRNYAASVSRLGDPNVTLVMRGFVDGMTKIQPTISFIASVLQRDQSCRPQEGECEMIPTSLAVDPLLFRRYQIDRVPAVVYARGLKAEDAGLSEGDAKNATIADYHTAYGDARLEYLLDQIQRETGSQSLAALLSTPANKN from the coding sequence GTGGACAGGATCGTCGAGGATACGGTTTATCTCAATAAAGTGGGCACGTGTAACGGTAAACCCGGCAGAGCCTTCATCCAGACAAAGCTTAAAAAGGTGAAGGTTGTTGTGAATGGAACCGTGTGGAAGGAGACAGACGTGGAAGGAATGAGTGTGCCGGATCTTGCCAATACCCTGGCCAAAGCCGACCAACTTGCAGAGCGATTGGCAATTCCCAAAAGCCGCAATGACCGCGAAATGTCTGATTTGGCCGGAACGCTTGATTCCTACTACCACTCTGATGAATTTCAGTTGCGCGTATTGAGTGAGACAGAACGAATCAAGACAGAAGTCTTTGGGGATAAGGTCACCGGCTACTACGCAGATAAGGCCAAAAAAGAAAGCAAAGGAAAACTCACCAACTCCGAGCGCATCTATGTTTTCGTTTCCTCGGCCATGCCGCTCCAGACGATCAGGAACTATGCCGCTTCTGTGTCCCGCCTGGGAGACCCGAACGTCACCCTGGTCATGCGCGGGTTCGTAGATGGGATGACGAAAATCCAGCCGACCATCAGCTTCATCGCCTCAGTACTGCAGCGTGACCAGTCGTGCCGCCCACAGGAAGGAGAATGCGAGATGATACCGACAAGCCTTGCAGTAGATCCCCTGTTGTTCCGGCGGTACCAGATTGACCGGGTTCCAGCCGTGGTCTATGCCCGGGGGCTCAAAGCTGAGGATGCCGGCTTGAGTGAGGGAGATGCCAAGAACGCCACTATTGCGGATTACCATACGGCATACGGTGATGCCCGCCTGGAATATCTACTTGATCAGATCCAGAGGGAAACAGGATCGCAGTCTCTGGCCGCTTTGCTTTCCACTCCTGCAAACAAAAACTGA